A genome region from Maylandia zebra isolate NMK-2024a linkage group LG6, Mzebra_GT3a, whole genome shotgun sequence includes the following:
- the wiza gene encoding protein Wiz encodes MDSQATPQPVMCEVCGTYFETRRGLSSHARLHLRQLGVTLSESSGAPIELLYQIIQERDGCLPDFKSNSSAPGPVPQKNTMQQESKTPSEEEDANTSYKAGVRLTTTPQKVDHQGSPAKLNESSTTVPPSSPSPVKPAEGGSSSSSEHTAPAKPLWAPRETDAPITLASDPHDEVYVCELCGCWYETRKGLASHARAHLRQIGISDSDIKGSPIDLLYQVMEEEDLKPIDLEKNEEFTSNSPPRTSSKRLSTPPESSSSKRPKVSEECICILCGEEFENRKGLASHARSHLRHIGMSELVGKNSAINAVEDLVSSGMLEAVHPPKTNNTASSSAAPSPAPPSPAAQSSGPSQSWTSLSSTPLSTTPEKVSQASHPPVYRAPKAKKGFRLAVDPLHRKPKPEPIETEVSVQLKTSTNESSSPVQNLSAGAISAKPSESACTDVQSPPTVLCDFCGQLFDTRKALSCHARAHLRQLGLSWSIKTSPIDLLKQVMMHGEEGRKELGPSGSAALGKVSWGSQSSRRSLDSLTSGETASNSPLDYSMKEKSPSSKGGVIHLDTSCELCGFDFENRKALASHARAHLRQLGIIEWKADGATSPIELLSELIRRDPAKVSEITKRYRMGDLYIKKSHKTPTSPSPSTESECVAGGSLKSSMQRYEYKVNRKDYSNHSVRSSRGVHSQKHGASAGRENQNGNSQQPPRSGNIPALVPKPPLTPLVKLVGKMYSLKCRFCEEVFHGPLSVQEQWITHLQKHILSLGYKDKVSPPATPVTTPALVHPVAV; translated from the exons ATGGATTCACAAG CAACCCCACAGCCAGTAATGTGTGAAGTCTGTGGAACGTACTTTGAGACACGGCGAGGACTTTCCAGTCATGCCCGACTCCATCTGCGCCAGCTTGGTGTGACGTTGTCAGAAAGCAGCGGGGCTCCCATAGAGCTCCTCTACCAGATCATCCAGGAGAGAGATGGCTGCCTTCCAGATTTCAAATCAAACTCATCTGCACCTGGGCCAGTGCCTCAAAAAAATACAATGCAGCAGGAATCAAAGACCCCTTCAGAAGAAGAAGACGCTAATACCTCTTACAAGGCCGGGGTTAGACTCACGACAACCCCACAAAAGGTAGATCATCAGGGATCTCCAGCAAAACTGAATGAATCTTCAACAACTGTCCCCCCATCATCTCCTTCTCCTGTTAAGCCAGCTGAAGGCGGCAGCTCATCTTCCTCAGAGCACACAGCCCCAGCAAAGCCACTGTGGGCACCACGGGAAACTGACGCTCCTATCACGTTAG CTTCAGACCCCCACGATGAGGTCTACGTTTGTGAACTTTGTGGCTGCTGGTATGAGACACGCAAGGGCTTGGCTAGTCATGCTCGGGCACATTTGCGGCAGATTGGAATCTCTGACAGTGACATCAAGGGTAGTCCTATTGATCTTCTTTATCAGGTCATGGAAGAGGAGGACCTCAAGCCTATTGATTTAGAGAAAAATGAAGAGTTTACTTCAAATAGTCCACCTAGAACTTCATCCAAACGCCTTTCTACTCCACCCGAGTCATCCTCGAGCAAACGGCCTAAAGTATCTGAGGAGTGCATCTGCATTCTCTGCGGGGAGGAATTTGAGAATAGAAAAGGCCTGGCAAGCCATGCACGCTCTCACCTGCGTCACATAGGGATGAGTGAATTAGTGGGGAAAAACTCCGCAATCAATGCCGTTGAGGATCTGGTATCCAGTGGCATGCTAGAAGCTGTacacccccccaaaacaaacaatacaGCCAGCTCATCTGCAGCACCATCTCCAGCCCCACCCTCTCCTGCAGCTCAGTCTTCAGGTCCAAGCCAGTCTTGGACCTCTCTTTCCTCTACACCCCTGTCTACAACCCCTGAAAAGGTCTCTCAGGCTTCTCACCCTCCCGTTTACAGGGCACCAAAAGCTAAGAAAGGTTTTCGGCTAGCAGTGGACCCCCTTCATAGAAAACCCAAGCCTGAGCCTATAGAGACGGAGGTTTCTGTTCAGCTGAAGACATCCACCAATGAGAGCAGCTCCCCTGTGCAGAATTTGTCTGCTGGTGCCATTTCTGCAAAACCTTCTGAGTCAG CTTGTACAGATGTGCAGTCCCCACCAACAGTCCTTTGTGATTTCTGTGGCCAGCTATTTGACACCCGCAAAGCCCTGTCTTGCCACGCCCGTGCCCATCTACGGCAGCTCGGTCTCTCTTGGTCTATTAAAACATCACCAATTGATCTTCTAAAACAAGTCATGATGCATGGTGAAGAAGGCAGGAAAGAGTTGGGGCCCAGTGGGTCTGCAGCATTGGGCAAAGTCTCATGGGGTTCTCAAAGCTCCAGAAGGTCCCTAGACAGCCTCACATCTGGGGAGACAGCTTCGAACTCGCCTCTTGATTATTCCATGAAAGAGAAATCACCATCTAGCAAGGGTGGAGTCATACACCTTG ACACATCCTGTGAGCTTTGTGGGTTCGACTTTGAGAACCGTAAGGCCTTGGCCAGTCACGCGAGGGCCCACCTCCGACAGCTGGGCATCATCGAATGGAAGGCAGATGGAGCGACTTCACCAATTGAACTCCTTAGTGAGCTGATCAGGAGAGATCCGGCCAAGGTGTCGGAAATTACCAAGCGTTATCGCATGGGAGACCTTTACATCAAGAAG tcccACAAAACTCCTACATCCCCATCGCCATCCACAGAATCTGAGTGTGTGGCTGGCGGTAGTCTGAAGTCTTCCATGCAGCGCTATGAatacaaagtaaacaggaaggaCTACAGCAACCACAGCGTGCGCTCCTCAAGAG GGGTGCATTCACAAAAGCACGGGGCCTCTGCAGGTAGAGAAAATCAGAACGGCAACTCCCAGCAACCACCGCGGTCTGGCAATATCCCTGCTCTGGTGCCAAAGCCCCCACTAACTCCACTGGTCAAACTGGTGGGTAAAATGTATTCCCTCAAGTGCAG GTTCTGTGAGGAAGTATTTCATGGACCTCTGTCTGTTCAGGAGCAGTGGATCACACACCTGCAGAAACACATTCTGTCGCTGGGCTATAAAGACAAAGTGTCTCCTCCCGCTACACCTGTGACAACTCCAGCGCTGGTCCATCCAGTAGCTGTCTAG